The following is a genomic window from Rutidosis leptorrhynchoides isolate AG116_Rl617_1_P2 chromosome 8, CSIRO_AGI_Rlap_v1, whole genome shotgun sequence.
GAACAATACCAGTGTTACCATGAGGCCTAGTTACTTTCCCCCAAATACACCGATAATGTGATCCATTTTTCTTCACTTTTGCCTTGTAAATATACGCCAAACGATTCCCTTCATACCATCCCACTTCTTCTTTTGTTCCCACACCTTCAATTTGAACCAGCGACGTATTCGGATACTGGTTCGATTTTGACCTAATCATTTCAAGAATAAAATAAAAAATCAACAAATTTTAACCTTTATTAACGGAAGCTGATTGCATCATAATATCTGATTTAATTTACCTCTTGTATCCGAGTATCGTTCCTCTGGTGTAGAGTCTGAAATTGAAGATATCAAGTGATAACAGATTAGATATTGCACTTTTAATAAATGTgtgaaattagggtttatgtatacATGAAAGATTGAATAATACCTGACGCGTTCTCCTTGACGTCCCTTAACCATTTTGCTTTGAGAAGAAACTTACAGACTGCAACCGCCGATGAAGAAACAATAAACCCTAGATCCGATACATAATGATTTATAGTGGTGGTTTATATTGGGTCACATGGGTGGGCTTGGGATATGCCTTTATGGGCTTCCAGTTGGTCGATCTATAACAAAGCCCAATTGACCAATCCTTATAGAACTAGGGACTAGTAAAATTTAATGTGGTAACCCTCGACTTATTAAAAATAACGGTTCAGCTCGAGCTTAACGAGATCGACTCATTAAAGGATCGAATTTGGGTCAATCTTAAATGAGCTGGAACTCGTGATTGAACATATATTGAAGCTCGAAACGAGCTCAAGCTTCTTACATCGAGCTAAAACAAGCTCGTGAGTCTACGAatctattatatttattaattctaTGGCAAATATTTGGACTTTAGATGTTTCATTATGGACTTCAAGTTGTTTGCGTAATAACTAAGCCCAAATGACTAATGCTTTTTAAATAAAACAATACCTAAATTTACGTAAGTGAGAAGATATGATGGAGGTAAAATGTGACAGTAGTTCATTTACCATATAATAAAAAGAGGCTGGCTGTTTTAGGAGTTCTTTGTGTTTTGGGCCTTGGGTACTGGTATTGTAATATGGTTGAGTTATAATAAAATTtactttttgccaaaaaaaaaaaagaggctGGCATCACATATTGTCATAAGAGGTCTCTGGTTCGACAATTACTAGTACCACATTATGAGGTGGTTAAACCCGTAAATAGTCACGAAATAATCCTACTAAGTCACGTACATCTGAATAATACTGACCCGTCTCGAGTAACCTAAATAAAGAAAGGTTATCCGTTCTGTATACTAGTAAATTTTTTGTTTCAATATTAGATAATGTTGTGTGAATTTATGTGCATGAAGTGTGTGTTTGAGCTTATAACTCGCACCAATTTTTCTTTTCCTTAAGAAACATTAAGAAAAATTAGATTAGCCAATTATTCAAAGGTAAAAAAAAGTTGTCAATTGTGTCCATCTTCTTTATCACATTTTCATCTTCATGAAAACAAAACTTTTGGGTTTCAAGATTTAATTTTGATATCATGTAATGATGTCATCTAGCAGGGTGATGGCCAAGGGTAATAATACCTTGCCCATATCAACAAGAATTAACAAGACAACTGATTCAGCAAGATTATCACAACAAATTGGTTGGCCTACATCAAAGTTACAACATTTATTGACATTTTTGAAACCGCGAACTAATAAGATTAATTGCATTCTCACCGTTTTCATGTTAATAATGGTTACCATCATGTTGATGAAGTATTTACATGTAATTAGGTTTAATGCCAAAATGATCAATGAAGAAGAACCTCTAGTCATTAAGCCTCAAATTTCGGATGAAACGATACTTGGCAATATACAAACTTCAAACATTCAGAAACAACCTACAATTGATAACTACCATGGTTGTATTGCTCGCCTCGCAGGAGAAACAAGTATGGAAACTAATCTCGTATCGCATGTTTTTTCAAAGTATATAAATCTATTAACTCACTAGCAAATTTTCAAGTTTTGCGTT
Proteins encoded in this region:
- the LOC139862914 gene encoding large ribosomal subunit protein eL33y-like, which translates into the protein MVKGRQGERVRLYTRGTILGYKRSKSNQYPNTSLVQIEGVGTKEEVGWYEGNRLAYIYKAKVKKNGSHYRCIWGKVTRPHGNTGIVRAKFKTNLPPKSMGSRVRVFMYPSNI